One region of Triticum aestivum cultivar Chinese Spring chromosome 6B, IWGSC CS RefSeq v2.1, whole genome shotgun sequence genomic DNA includes:
- the LOC123133179 gene encoding phosphatidylinositol-3-phosphatase myotubularin-2-like isoform X1: MRLLKEYQRLFCKWLPPGTGFEIQKSLEDKWWRVTEVNSDYSLCSTYPSHLIVPRTISDEELEEMSTSRALSRLPVISWCDFVCGAVLARSSQPMGIKNLKNRYEDEKLVSALRTPGIHRTGPIRKLYIVDARPAVSTVGNGGGSESACSYPESEVVYLGIEDIYEMRVSFSSLRKYVDSHGSISSNGLPLAGSVTADLVNHGSAWVGGTINSMTKFSIRGEWLNHIQIILIGGSWIAEKIAHESASVLVHCSDGWDRTTQLVGLASLLLDPYYRTFTGFQALVEKDWLAFGHQFAERMGLPTIAKGCRPANPSVKSQASDNKTSPVLLQWLECIAQLLRMYPSAFEFSTVFLVDFIDAVLSCRFGNFLCNSDWEREQAEVASSCPCIWEYLADLRASGGIFHEHRNPFYKPSKWNGPIVPPAPTLAPTLWPEFYLRWACPLESQGSDRECKYVEAVKAIKDAESRLGDHKREHEPYC, from the exons ATGCGGCTTTTGAAAGAATATCAACGCCTTTTTTGTAAATGGTTGCCTCCGGGCACCGGTTTCGAAATTCAAAAGAGTTTAGAGGATAAATGGTGGAGGGTAACTGAAGTCAATTCCGATTATTCCTTATGTTCAACCTATCCATCTCACCTGATAGTCCCACGCACCATAAG TGATGAAGAGCTAGAAGAAATGTCTACCAGCCGAGCTCTTAGTCGCTTGCCTGTTATTTCCTGGTGTGATTTTG TATGTGGAGCTGTCCTGGCAAGGTCTTCTCAGCCCATGGGAATCAAGAATCTTAAGAA TAGGTATGAGGATGAAAAACTTGTATCTGcccttcgcactccaggaattcacCGCACAGGCCCTATAAG GAAATTATACATAGTTGATGCTCGGCCAGCGGTCAGCACTGTAGGAAATGGTGGTGGCTCAGAGTCAGCTTGTTCCTATCCAGAATCTGAG GTTGTCTACCTAGGAATTGAAGACATATATGAAATGAGAGTTAGTTTTTCATCTCTCCGAAAGTATGTTGATTCTCATGGATCAATTTCATCAAATGGACTACCTTTAGCTGGATCTGTCACTGCAGACCTG GTAAATCATGGATCAGCCTGGGTTGGCGGAACTATAAATAGCATGACAAAATTTTCTATTCGGGGGGAATGGCTAAATCATATTCAAATTATCCTAATTGGTGGTTCCTGGATTGCTGAAAAAATTGCCCATGAATCAGCTTCAGTTCTAGTGCATTGCAG TGATGGCTGGGACAGAACAACACAGTTAGTTGGACTTGCTTCCCTCCTGCTTGATCCGTATTATCGAACGTTCACTGGATTTCAG GCGCTTGTGGAAAAAGATTGGCTAGCTTTTGGCCATCAATTTGCGGAGAGGATGGGTCTTCCAACAATAGCTAAAGGATGCCGGCCTGCAAATCCTTCGGTTAAATCTCAGGCATCAGATAATAAAACTTCACCAGTACTGTTGCAG TGGCTAGAATGTATTGCTCAGTTGTTGCGCATGTACCCATCTGCATTTGAGTTCTCAACT GTATTCCTGGTTGACTTTATTGATGCTGTGTTATCGTGCCGTTTTGGGAACTTCCTATGCAATAG TGACTGGGAAAGGGAGCAAGCTGAAGTCGCGAGCTCTTGTCCTTGCATTTGGGAGTACTTGGCTGACCTCCGGGCTTCCGGCGGCATCTTTCATGAGCACAGAAATCCCTTTTATAAACCAAGCAAGTGGAATGGGCCGATTGTCCCGCCAGCTCCAACGCTTGCACCCACCCTTTGGCCTGAATTCTATTTGAGATGGGCTTGTCCACTTGAATCGCAAGGCAGTGATCGAGAATGCAAATATGTGGAAGCAGTGAAG GCAATCAAGGATGCTGAATCTAGACTTGGTGACCACAAAAGGGAACATGAGCCGTACTGTTAA
- the LOC123133463 gene encoding agamous-like MADS-box protein AGL80 — protein MARKKVALRYIRNDSTRLNTLKKRTKNLMKKAGDVATLCNAKACVLVYGEGTTVPEVFPSQAEAVAILNRFKSMTEVPQLKKTMDQETILSQRLVQLRHQVEKIRREREDREARILLHKAMLSGDLPGNIAELTTMAWKMELILKSLGERTMNISGQPPVYQAQAPYVTGGMDMGSPMYQALRQQQKGWLDMARSKGDPDTQIYNGHNSGL, from the coding sequence ATGGCTCGCAAGAAGGTGGCCCTCCGGTACATCCGCAATGACTCGACGCGGCTCAATACCTTGAAGAAGCGTACCAAGAACCTGATGAAGAAGGCCGGTGATGTGGCCACCTTGTGCAACGCTAAGGCCTGTGTGCTGGTGTATGGCGAGGGCACAACGGTGCCAGAGGTGTTCCCATCCCAAGCCGAGGCGGTGGCTATCCTGAATCGATTCAAGAGCATGACGGAGGTGCCACAACTAAAGAAGACGATGGACCAGGAGACCATTCTTAGCCAGCGCCTCGTACAACTCCGACATCAGGTAGAGAAGATTAGGCGCGAGCGCGAGGACCGTGAGGCCAGGATTCTCTTGCACAAGGCCATGCTCAGCGGAGACCTCCCAGGAAACATTGCGGAGCTCACAACCATGGCCTGGAAGATGGAGTTAATCCTCAAGAGCCTGGGGGAGCGCACCATGAACATAAGTGGGCAGCCGCCAGTTTACCAAGCCCAAGCACCATATGTCACCGGCGGCATGGACATGGGGTCTCCGATGTATCAGGCGTTGCGGCAGCAGCAGAAGGGATGGCTTGACATGGCGAGGTCCAAAGGGGACCCCGACACCCAGATCTACAATGGCCACAATAGTGGTCTATGA
- the LOC123135319 gene encoding uncharacterized protein has protein sequence YLLPSGKHESFDICAWTGSVSAQGAALAEFHMDHKVRAYYEVSTDQASMPVRVSVTPHGSPLQGHCPTARCNTGNHCFEHSVPGGNCHGVTEIKIVYYNP, from the coding sequence TATCTGCTCCCCAGCGGGAAGCACGAGTCGTTCGACATCTGCGCGTGGACGGGGAGCGTGTCGGCGCAGGGCGCCGCCTTGGCCGAGTTCCACATGGACCACAAGGTCCGGGCCTACTACGAGGTGAGCACCGACCAGGCGAGCATGCCCGTACGAGTCTCCGTCACCCCGCACGGCAGCCCGCTGCAGGGACACTGCCCCACCGCTAGGTGCAACACCGGAAACCACTGCTTCGAGCACTCCGTCCCCGGCGGCAACTGCCACGGCGTCACCGAGATCAAGATCGTCTACTACAACCCATAG
- the LOC123133179 gene encoding phosphatidylinositol-3-phosphatase myotubularin-2-like isoform X2: MRLLKEYQRLFCKWLPPGTGFEIQKSLEDKWWRVTEVNSDYSLCSTYPSHLIVPRTISDEELEEMSTSRALSRLPVISWCDFVCGAVLARSSQPMGIKNLKKYEDEKLVSALRTPGIHRTGPIRKLYIVDARPAVSTVGNGGGSESACSYPESEVVYLGIEDIYEMRVSFSSLRKYVDSHGSISSNGLPLAGSVTADLVNHGSAWVGGTINSMTKFSIRGEWLNHIQIILIGGSWIAEKIAHESASVLVHCSDGWDRTTQLVGLASLLLDPYYRTFTGFQALVEKDWLAFGHQFAERMGLPTIAKGCRPANPSVKSQASDNKTSPVLLQWLECIAQLLRMYPSAFEFSTVFLVDFIDAVLSCRFGNFLCNSDWEREQAEVASSCPCIWEYLADLRASGGIFHEHRNPFYKPSKWNGPIVPPAPTLAPTLWPEFYLRWACPLESQGSDRECKYVEAVKAIKDAESRLGDHKREHEPYC; the protein is encoded by the exons ATGCGGCTTTTGAAAGAATATCAACGCCTTTTTTGTAAATGGTTGCCTCCGGGCACCGGTTTCGAAATTCAAAAGAGTTTAGAGGATAAATGGTGGAGGGTAACTGAAGTCAATTCCGATTATTCCTTATGTTCAACCTATCCATCTCACCTGATAGTCCCACGCACCATAAG TGATGAAGAGCTAGAAGAAATGTCTACCAGCCGAGCTCTTAGTCGCTTGCCTGTTATTTCCTGGTGTGATTTTG TATGTGGAGCTGTCCTGGCAAGGTCTTCTCAGCCCATGGGAATCAAGAATCTTAAGAA GTATGAGGATGAAAAACTTGTATCTGcccttcgcactccaggaattcacCGCACAGGCCCTATAAG GAAATTATACATAGTTGATGCTCGGCCAGCGGTCAGCACTGTAGGAAATGGTGGTGGCTCAGAGTCAGCTTGTTCCTATCCAGAATCTGAG GTTGTCTACCTAGGAATTGAAGACATATATGAAATGAGAGTTAGTTTTTCATCTCTCCGAAAGTATGTTGATTCTCATGGATCAATTTCATCAAATGGACTACCTTTAGCTGGATCTGTCACTGCAGACCTG GTAAATCATGGATCAGCCTGGGTTGGCGGAACTATAAATAGCATGACAAAATTTTCTATTCGGGGGGAATGGCTAAATCATATTCAAATTATCCTAATTGGTGGTTCCTGGATTGCTGAAAAAATTGCCCATGAATCAGCTTCAGTTCTAGTGCATTGCAG TGATGGCTGGGACAGAACAACACAGTTAGTTGGACTTGCTTCCCTCCTGCTTGATCCGTATTATCGAACGTTCACTGGATTTCAG GCGCTTGTGGAAAAAGATTGGCTAGCTTTTGGCCATCAATTTGCGGAGAGGATGGGTCTTCCAACAATAGCTAAAGGATGCCGGCCTGCAAATCCTTCGGTTAAATCTCAGGCATCAGATAATAAAACTTCACCAGTACTGTTGCAG TGGCTAGAATGTATTGCTCAGTTGTTGCGCATGTACCCATCTGCATTTGAGTTCTCAACT GTATTCCTGGTTGACTTTATTGATGCTGTGTTATCGTGCCGTTTTGGGAACTTCCTATGCAATAG TGACTGGGAAAGGGAGCAAGCTGAAGTCGCGAGCTCTTGTCCTTGCATTTGGGAGTACTTGGCTGACCTCCGGGCTTCCGGCGGCATCTTTCATGAGCACAGAAATCCCTTTTATAAACCAAGCAAGTGGAATGGGCCGATTGTCCCGCCAGCTCCAACGCTTGCACCCACCCTTTGGCCTGAATTCTATTTGAGATGGGCTTGTCCACTTGAATCGCAAGGCAGTGATCGAGAATGCAAATATGTGGAAGCAGTGAAG GCAATCAAGGATGCTGAATCTAGACTTGGTGACCACAAAAGGGAACATGAGCCGTACTGTTAA